The genome window GTGATCGGGACTGCCTTCTCGTCATCGCCGCCGCCCGCGGTAGCGATGCACGGCTCGGAGCGATGGTGTCGGCCGGCGGGTCCGAACTGGTGCTCACGCAGTGGCGCGCCCAAACGCTCAAGATCCGCGTCTACGACGAGGATCTCGTGCGCCTTCCCCTCGATCCGGAGACCCCGGCGGGACGCATCCGCGCCCTCGCCGATCCGAAGGACGATCTGTCGAACCCTATGATGGGCCCCTTCTCTCCGTCACGGGGTGGCGACGTGGGGCCCGAGCGCGCGGCGATCAAACTGGTCCGTCGGGCACAGATCCTGCCGGCGATCGTCGCGGTCCGGGTGGCGCGGCCGCCTGCCGGTGTGCTCACGCTCACCCCCGAGGACGTCGCCGCCTCGATCCCGCTGAGCCTTGCCGAGACCGTCTCGGCCAGCCTGCCGATCTCCGCCTCGGCCAAGACCCGGCTGCATGTCATGCGCACGAATTCGAGCGATGAGGAGCATTACGCCGTCGAGATCGGCAATCCCGACCGCACCCGGCCCCTTCTGACGCGCGTCCATTCCGCATGCTTCACCGGCGACGTGCTTGGGTCGCTGAAATGCGATTGCGGGCCGCAGCTCGACGCGGCACTCGGTCAGATGGCCGCGACCGGCGGCGGCGTATTGCTCTATCTCAATCAGGAGGGCCGTGGCATCGGTCTCGCCAACAAGATGCGAGCCTACGCGCTGCAGGATCAGGGTTTCGACACGGTGGAGGCCAACCATCGCCTTGGCTTCGAGGATGACGAGCGCGATTTCCGGATCGGCGCGACGATCCTGAAGCAGATGCGGATCGGTCGCGTGCGGCTTCTTACCAACAATCCCCGGAAGGTCGCGATGCTGTCCGAGAACGGGATCGAGGTCATCGAACGCGTCCCCCTCTGGGTGGGCGAGACCGCCTTCAACCGTGACTATCTCCGCATCAAGACGGAACGATCCGGCCACATGAAATGAGGCCTGCCGATCTGGTCCTCACACCGCGCGGGCTGCGCATCGCCGGGCGATACCTGCCCTGCACGATCGGTCGCGGCGGCATCGCAACCGACAAGCGCGAGGGCGACGGGGCGACGCCGCGCGGGGTCCACCGGATCGTGGGGCTGCTCTACCGCGCCGATCGCATGGCGCGCCCTGCCCCCTGGGCCCGCGCCATCGGGCCGCGCGATCTCTGGTCCGACGATCCGGACGCGCCCGACTACAATCACAACGTCCTCGCCCCCTATCCCCGTTCGCACGAACGGCTTTGCCGGGCAGATCGGCTCTACGATCTCGTGCTGATCACCGACTGGAACTGGCCGCATGCCGTGCCGGGCCGTGGCTCGGCAATCTTCATACATCGCTGGCGTGCGCGCGGATTTCCAACTGCCGGATGTGTGGCGCTGTCGCCCGAACACCTGTTCTGGCTTGCCGGCCGTGTTTCCCTCGGCACGCGGCTGATCGTGCGCTAGTCGTAATCGCGCGCCCCGAAAATTGCCGAGCCCACCCGCACATGCGTGGCTCCGGCAGCGATCGCCGCTTCGAAATCCGCGCTCATCCCCATGGAAAGACCGTCGAGCCCGTTCCGGTCCGCCATCGCAGCAAGCGTCTCGAAATGGGCGGAGGGATCGTCGTCGACCGGCGGAATGCACATGAGGCCCCTGATCGGCAGATCGAGCCCCCGGCATTCGGTTACGAAATCGTCCAGCGCGTCGCACGCGATCCCCGCCTTCTGATCCTCGTTACCGATATCGACCTGGATGAACAGATCCGGGCAGCGCCCCATCTCCTGGGCGAGCCGCGCGATCGTCCGGGCAAGCTTTGGCCGGTCGAGCGTGTGGATCACGTCGAACAGCTCCATCGCCGCGCGCGCCTTGTTGGTCTGGAGAGCCCCGATGAGATGCAGCTCCACCCCGGCGAATCGCTCGGCGAAGCCCGGCCACTTGCCTTGCGCCTCCTGAACGCGATTCTCTCCGAAGACGCGGTGACCTTCGTTCAGCACTGCCTCGACCCGTGCATCGGGCTGGACCTTGCTCACCGCGATGAGCGTGACGTCTTCGCGCGCGCGCCCCGCCTTTCGGGTGGCGTCGTCGATGCGGGTTTCGATCTCGGATAGCGACATGATGCGGTCCCTCCTCTGCCCCTCTTGGCCATGACGGGGCGCAAAAGAAAAGGGCGGGTCCGAAGACCCGCCCGATTCTCGATCCTGATCCGAATGGGATCAGAAGTTCATGCGGATACCGAGCGAGAAGTTGTCGGTGTCTTCGAAGCCGCCGATGTTGTCGTACTCGCTGCGAGCCCAGCCACCCTGAAGGTTGGCACCGCCGCCGAGGTCGTAGTTGGCGATGAGGCCGAGACCCTGCACGTCGCCCTGGTCGGTTTCGAAGATGCCGTAGTTGGCGGCAACTTTGAAGCCGGCGATGTCATAGCCGAGCGCCAGACCGTAATGGTTGTCGAGCATGGCGTTGTTCGGCTGACCGACGAACTCGTTCTGGATCGGGCTGGTGGGGTCCTGCTGGACCGTGCCGACGACGAGCGGAGCGTTGTCGTAGGTCGAGTAGTTGAAGATCACCTGGAGACCGAAGCCCAGGATCGTGTCGAGGCTGAGACCCGTGACATTGGTGTCGCCGGCCTGCTGGTAGCCGAGGCCCGCACCGAAGTCGTTGCCGGCAAAGGTTCCTGCATAACGAACACCGACGGCAAGAACGTTGTCGTCCTCGATCTCGTCGAGCGAGTCGCCGAAGTCGAAGTCGGCATCGGAATCCGAGTCACGGTCATCGTCGATCTCGGCCGAAACGGCCACCGAGAAGTCGCCGAAGGAATAGTCGTAGCGAGCGACCTGACCGTCGTAGGTGCCGTCGAGGCCGGAGTTGCCGTTGTAGCCGGCATGCTCGTGAACGTCGTCGATCGTGCCGCCGATGATCGCTTCCTGCATGACGAAGTCGAGCGCACCGTCGGTGTCGCCCATGGTCAGCGTGCCGAAGGCGCTCGAAACGAAGATCGCGGTGTCGCTGCCGCCGTCGGTGGTGACGAAAGCACCGCCGTCGCCCTGCGTGGAGTCGAGATCGACGAACGCACCGAAGGTGAGGCCGTTATCGGTCGTGCCCGACATGGAGAAACGGACGTCGATGTCGCTGTGGAACTGCGTATCGCGGTCGCTGCCGTCGGTCTCTTCACCGCCGATGATACCCATTTCGGCCCAACCCGACAGGTCGACGTCGGCCATCGCGAAGGTGGTGGACGCAACCAGCGCGGTGGTCGCCATAAGAATGTTCTTCATGCTTTCCCTCATGATCTCTGTTCCGGCCCCAAAAGGTAAAGCGCCTCATGGGTACAGGCCGTGGAGTGCGCTTTTACGACCATCGTTTCAAGAAATCCCGGCGCGGCCCCGAGGTTTGCGAAGCCAGATGGTGCAAGGGTGCCACACTGGTTGCGGCCCGATCAGGGCCCGGAAAGCAATGAAAAAAGGCCGCCCCCTAATAG of Palleronia sp. LCG004 contains these proteins:
- a CDS encoding L,D-transpeptidase — translated: MRPADLVLTPRGLRIAGRYLPCTIGRGGIATDKREGDGATPRGVHRIVGLLYRADRMARPAPWARAIGPRDLWSDDPDAPDYNHNVLAPYPRSHERLCRADRLYDLVLITDWNWPHAVPGRGSAIFIHRWRARGFPTAGCVALSPEHLFWLAGRVSLGTRLIVR
- a CDS encoding porin, giving the protein MKNILMATTALVASTTFAMADVDLSGWAEMGIIGGEETDGSDRDTQFHSDIDVRFSMSGTTDNGLTFGAFVDLDSTQGDGGAFVTTDGGSDTAIFVSSAFGTLTMGDTDGALDFVMQEAIIGGTIDDVHEHAGYNGNSGLDGTYDGQVARYDYSFGDFSVAVSAEIDDDRDSDSDADFDFGDSLDEIEDDNVLAVGVRYAGTFAGNDFGAGLGYQQAGDTNVTGLSLDTILGFGLQVIFNYSTYDNAPLVVGTVQQDPTSPIQNEFVGQPNNAMLDNHYGLALGYDIAGFKVAANYGIFETDQGDVQGLGLIANYDLGGGANLQGGWARSEYDNIGGFEDTDNFSLGIRMNF
- a CDS encoding YggS family pyridoxal phosphate-dependent enzyme, giving the protein MSLSEIETRIDDATRKAGRAREDVTLIAVSKVQPDARVEAVLNEGHRVFGENRVQEAQGKWPGFAERFAGVELHLIGALQTNKARAAMELFDVIHTLDRPKLARTIARLAQEMGRCPDLFIQVDIGNEDQKAGIACDALDDFVTECRGLDLPIRGLMCIPPVDDDPSAHFETLAAMADRNGLDGLSMGMSADFEAAIAAGATHVRVGSAIFGARDYD
- the ribA gene encoding GTP cyclohydrolase II, with amino-acid sequence MNSDDPFAPTLSERLSRATADLRIGLPIAIAGDRDCLLVIAAARGSDARLGAMVSAGGSELVLTQWRAQTLKIRVYDEDLVRLPLDPETPAGRIRALADPKDDLSNPMMGPFSPSRGGDVGPERAAIKLVRRAQILPAIVAVRVARPPAGVLTLTPEDVAASIPLSLAETVSASLPISASAKTRLHVMRTNSSDEEHYAVEIGNPDRTRPLLTRVHSACFTGDVLGSLKCDCGPQLDAALGQMAATGGGVLLYLNQEGRGIGLANKMRAYALQDQGFDTVEANHRLGFEDDERDFRIGATILKQMRIGRVRLLTNNPRKVAMLSENGIEVIERVPLWVGETAFNRDYLRIKTERSGHMK